One stretch of Nomascus leucogenys isolate Asia chromosome 7b, Asia_NLE_v1, whole genome shotgun sequence DNA includes these proteins:
- the MFNG gene encoding beta-1,3-N-acetylglucosaminyltransferase manic fringe isoform X1: MQCRLPRGLAGALLTLLCMGLLCLRYHLNLSPQRVQETPELSQPSPGPPELQLHDVFIAVKTTRAFHRLRLELLLDTWVSRTREQTFVFTDSPDKGLQERLGSHLVVTNCSAEHSHPALSCKMAAEFDTFLASGLRWFCHVDDDNYVNPRALLQLLRAFPLARDVYVGRPSLNRPIHASEPQPHNRTRLVQFWFATGGAGFCINRKLALKMAPWASGSRFMDTSALIRLPDDCTVGYIIECKLGGRLQPSPLFHSHLETLQLLRTAQLPEQVTLSYGVFEGKLNVIKLQGPFSPEDDPSRFRSLHCLLYPDTPWCPQLGAR; encoded by the exons ATGCAGTGCCGGCTCCCGCGGGGCCTGGCTGGagccctcctcaccctcctgtGCATGGGGCTCCTGTGTCTGCGGTACCACTTGAACCTGTCCCCGCAGCGGGTACAGGAGACCCCCGAGCTGAGCCAGCCGAGCCCGGGGCCCCCTGAGCTACAGCTACATGATGTCTTCATTGCAGTGAAGACGACCCGGGCCTTCCACCGCTTGCGCCTGGAGCTGCTGCTTGACACGTGGGTTTCCAGGACCAGGGAACAG ACATTCGTCTTCACCGACAGCCCAGACAAAGGCCTCCAGGAGAGACTGG GGTCCCACCTTGTGGTCACCAACTGCTCCGCGGAACACAGCCACCCAGCTCTGTCCTGCAAGATGGCTGCTGAGTTCGACACCTTCTTGGCCAGTGGGCTTAG GTGGTTCTGCCACGTGGACGATGACAACTATGTGAACCCAAGGGCgctgctgcagctgctgagaGCCTTCCCGCTGGCCCGCGACGTCTACGTGGGAAGGCCCAGCCTGAACCGGCCCATCCACGCCTCAGAGCCACAGCCCCACAACCGCACG AGGCTGGTACAGTTCTGGTTTGCCACTGGGGGTGCTGGCTTCTGCATCAATCGCaaactggctttgaagatggctCCATGGGCCAG CGGCTCCCGTTTCATGGACACATCTGCTCTCATCCGGCTGCCCGATGACTGCACCGTGGGTTATATCATTGAGTGCAAGCTGGGTGGCCGCCTGCAGCCCAGCCCCCTCTTCCACTCCCACCTGGAGACCCTGCAGCTGCTGAGGACTGCGCAGCTCCCAGAACAG GTCACCCTCAGCTATGGTGTCTTTGAGGGGAAACTCAACGTCATTAAGCTACAGGGTCCCTTCTCCCCGGAGGACGACCCCTCCAG GTTTCGTTCCCTCCATTGTCTCCTCTACCCAGATACACCCTGGTGTCCCCAGCTGGGTGCCCGATGA
- the MFNG gene encoding beta-1,3-N-acetylglucosaminyltransferase manic fringe isoform X2 encodes MAAEFDTFLASGLRWFCHVDDDNYVNPRALLQLLRAFPLARDVYVGRPSLNRPIHASEPQPHNRTRLVQFWFATGGAGFCINRKLALKMAPWASGSRFMDTSALIRLPDDCTVGYIIECKLGGRLQPSPLFHSHLETLQLLRTAQLPEQVTLSYGVFEGKLNVIKLQGPFSPEDDPSRFRSLHCLLYPDTPWCPQLGAR; translated from the exons ATGGCTGCTGAGTTCGACACCTTCTTGGCCAGTGGGCTTAG GTGGTTCTGCCACGTGGACGATGACAACTATGTGAACCCAAGGGCgctgctgcagctgctgagaGCCTTCCCGCTGGCCCGCGACGTCTACGTGGGAAGGCCCAGCCTGAACCGGCCCATCCACGCCTCAGAGCCACAGCCCCACAACCGCACG AGGCTGGTACAGTTCTGGTTTGCCACTGGGGGTGCTGGCTTCTGCATCAATCGCaaactggctttgaagatggctCCATGGGCCAG CGGCTCCCGTTTCATGGACACATCTGCTCTCATCCGGCTGCCCGATGACTGCACCGTGGGTTATATCATTGAGTGCAAGCTGGGTGGCCGCCTGCAGCCCAGCCCCCTCTTCCACTCCCACCTGGAGACCCTGCAGCTGCTGAGGACTGCGCAGCTCCCAGAACAG GTCACCCTCAGCTATGGTGTCTTTGAGGGGAAACTCAACGTCATTAAGCTACAGGGTCCCTTCTCCCCGGAGGACGACCCCTCCAG GTTTCGTTCCCTCCATTGTCTCCTCTACCCAGATACACCCTGGTGTCCCCAGCTGGGTGCCCGATGA